Proteins encoded by one window of Agarivorans sp. Alg241-V36:
- the folP gene encoding dihydropteroate synthase, producing the protein MTIAFNIGSHQFQRPVIMGILNVTPDSFSDGGAYVCHERALARVEQMLKEGADIIDVGGESTRPGAADVALAEELQRTIGVIKAIKQRFGCLVSIDTNKAEVMQQAVEAGADIINDVCALTNPGTLEVAASSGLPVCIMHMQGKPRSMQANPQYQDVVSEVITYLKQRVESCVAAGIAESNIIVDPGFGFGKTLDHNFQLLAQLSEFKQLGLPILAGVSRKSMFGKLLGRSTDSLVAASITGAVLAAQQGAHIFRVHDVQETADALNVYSKVQMSK; encoded by the coding sequence ATGACTATTGCATTCAATATTGGCTCTCACCAATTCCAGCGTCCCGTTATTATGGGCATTCTTAATGTAACTCCAGACTCTTTCTCTGATGGCGGCGCTTATGTCTGTCATGAGCGTGCGCTAGCGCGGGTTGAGCAAATGCTAAAGGAAGGTGCGGATATTATTGACGTGGGCGGGGAATCAACTCGTCCAGGTGCGGCCGACGTGGCGTTAGCAGAAGAGTTGCAAAGAACGATTGGTGTTATCAAAGCTATTAAACAACGCTTCGGTTGTTTGGTCTCAATCGATACCAATAAAGCCGAAGTGATGCAGCAGGCGGTTGAAGCTGGAGCTGATATCATAAATGATGTCTGTGCCTTAACTAATCCAGGAACCCTAGAGGTCGCTGCTAGTTCCGGGCTTCCAGTATGTATTATGCACATGCAAGGAAAACCAAGAAGTATGCAGGCTAACCCTCAATATCAAGATGTAGTGAGCGAAGTAATTACTTACTTAAAGCAACGAGTTGAGAGCTGTGTAGCGGCAGGTATTGCTGAATCGAATATAATAGTTGACCCAGGTTTCGGTTTTGGTAAAACTCTTGACCACAACTTTCAGTTGTTAGCTCAGTTAAGTGAGTTTAAGCAACTTGGCTTGCCTATTTTGGCAGGCGTTTCCCGTAAGAGTATGTTTGGTAAGTTATTAGGCAGGTCGACAGATAGCCTAGTTGCAGCAAGTATTACCGGGGCGGTGTTAGCCGCACAGCAGGGAGCGCACATATTTCGCGTGCATGACGTTCAAGAAACGGCAGATGCGCTAAACGTTTATTCAAAAGTACAGATGAGTAAGTAA
- the rlmE gene encoding 23S rRNA (uridine(2552)-2'-O)-methyltransferase RlmE, which translates to MTNKKHTASSKRWLTEHFDDHYVQKAQKLGLRSRAVFKIEEIQNKDKLLKPGMTVVDLGAAPGGWSQYCVEQVGLDGHVIACDILPMDPIAGVDFLCGDFREEEVLNALLERVGEKKVDVVLSDMAPNMSGNNNVDQSRAMYLVELALDMCREVLAPKGSFAVKVFQGEGFDQYLQQVRSMFTSVKTRKPDSSRARSREVYIVASGFKL; encoded by the coding sequence GTGACCAATAAAAAACATACAGCCAGCTCTAAGCGCTGGTTAACAGAACACTTTGATGACCACTACGTGCAAAAAGCTCAAAAGCTGGGTTTGCGTTCACGAGCGGTATTTAAGATTGAAGAGATTCAAAATAAAGACAAGTTACTTAAACCAGGTATGACAGTGGTAGACCTTGGCGCAGCTCCAGGTGGTTGGTCGCAATACTGTGTGGAACAAGTAGGTTTAGATGGGCACGTAATAGCCTGTGACATTTTACCAATGGACCCTATTGCCGGTGTTGACTTTCTTTGCGGAGATTTTCGCGAAGAGGAAGTACTAAATGCCTTACTCGAGCGAGTGGGGGAAAAGAAGGTTGATGTTGTGCTGTCTGATATGGCACCAAATATGAGTGGTAACAATAATGTTGACCAATCACGTGCAATGTATTTAGTTGAACTAGCATTAGATATGTGCCGTGAAGTTTTAGCACCAAAAGGCAGTTTTGCGGTAAAGGTATTTCAAGGCGAAGGCTTTGATCAATATCTGCAGCAAGTACGTTCTATGTTTACCAGTGTGAAAACTCGTAAGCCAGATTCTTCTAGGGCTCGCTCTCGAGAAGTCTATATAGTGGCTAGTGGCTTTAAACTATAG
- the greA gene encoding transcription elongation factor GreA, whose translation MKPVPMTVRGETQLREELEHLKTVVRPKIIDDIAVAREHGDLKENAEYHAAREQQGFCEGRIQDIEGKLSNVQVIDVTKMTNSGKVIFGCTVTLLNLDTDKEVTYGIVGDDEADIKQNRISVNSPIARGLIGKNVEDEVTVVTPGGEVEYEIVAVEYI comes from the coding sequence ATGAAACCAGTTCCTATGACGGTGCGTGGAGAAACGCAATTACGTGAAGAGTTAGAGCATTTAAAAACAGTGGTTCGTCCAAAAATTATCGACGATATCGCGGTAGCTCGTGAGCATGGCGATCTTAAAGAAAACGCTGAATATCACGCTGCACGAGAACAACAAGGCTTTTGTGAAGGGCGTATTCAAGATATCGAAGGCAAGTTAAGTAACGTTCAGGTTATCGACGTAACCAAAATGACCAATAGCGGTAAGGTGATTTTTGGTTGTACGGTTACTTTACTAAATCTTGATACAGACAAAGAAGTAACTTACGGGATTGTTGGTGACGATGAAGCCGACATTAAGCAAAATCGCATTTCCGTTAACTCGCCAATTGCGCGCGGGCTTATTGGTAAGAACGTAGAAGATGAAGTAACCGTAGTAACGCCTGGCGGTGAAGTTGAATACGAAATTGTAGCGGTTGAATATATTTAG
- a CDS encoding HAD family phosphatase: MLSIDYSKYDAFIFDMDGTLVDSMPAHLAAWEEALNQQGLPVYIDFVAQRGGMPTLKIAEQYQQHYQVNIDASKLLNDKRAGFDALWHKLERIPASCKLLAEYSATKKLGLGTGAERVNMDRITNNLQLTEYFQVMVCAEDVAAHKPEPDTFLQVAQRLAVEPKRCLVFEDTPFGIQAAHNAGMDCVVVRDAQLAEFLPLA; the protein is encoded by the coding sequence TTGTTATCTATAGATTACTCAAAGTATGATGCCTTTATTTTTGATATGGATGGCACCTTAGTTGACTCGATGCCAGCACATTTGGCTGCTTGGGAAGAAGCCTTAAACCAGCAGGGCTTACCGGTTTATATCGATTTTGTCGCACAGCGTGGTGGTATGCCTACGCTGAAAATTGCTGAACAATACCAGCAACACTACCAAGTAAACATCGACGCATCTAAGTTACTTAATGACAAGCGCGCGGGGTTTGATGCCTTATGGCATAAACTTGAGCGTATCCCAGCTAGCTGTAAGTTACTCGCAGAATATTCGGCCACTAAAAAGCTAGGTTTAGGCACCGGTGCTGAGCGAGTCAATATGGACCGTATTACCAATAATCTTCAACTTACCGAGTACTTTCAAGTAATGGTGTGTGCTGAAGATGTAGCCGCACATAAACCTGAACCAGATACTTTCCTTCAAGTTGCACAGCGTTTGGCTGTTGAACCAAAACGTTGTTTGGTGTTTGAAGATACGCCATTTGGTATTCAAGCGGCACACAACGCAGGAATGGACTGCGTGGTGGTGAGAGATGCTCAACTGGCAGAGTTTTTACCCTTGGCTTAA
- the secG gene encoding preprotein translocase subunit SecG, with the protein MYEILLVVYLVVALALIGLVLIQQGKGADMGASFGSGASNTVFGSSGSSNFLTRATAICATLFIVISLVLGNLSAKQTQQVDEWSDLSQPAAEQVVQDADVPASPANPGSDVPN; encoded by the coding sequence ATGTACGAAATTTTATTAGTAGTTTATTTAGTTGTTGCACTGGCTTTAATCGGTTTAGTGCTTATTCAGCAAGGCAAAGGTGCTGACATGGGCGCATCTTTTGGCTCTGGCGCATCAAACACAGTATTTGGTTCTTCTGGTTCAAGTAACTTTTTAACCAGAGCAACCGCTATTTGTGCAACGTTGTTTATTGTTATCAGCTTGGTGTTAGGCAACCTTTCAGCCAAACAAACCCAACAAGTTGATGAGTGGAGCGATTTGTCTCAGCCTGCTGCTGAACAAGTGGTTCAAGATGCTGATGTACCAGCATCACCAGCAAACCCTGGTAGCGACGTACCAAACTAA
- the nusA gene encoding transcription termination factor NusA, producing the protein MNKEVLLVVDAVSNEKALPREKIFEAMEIALATATKKKYEGDIEVRVDIDRKDGSFDTFRRWMVVENQEAIENPYREITLEAAQYEEPEIELGDYVEEQIESVVFDRITTQTAKQVIVQKVREAERAQVVEQYFDQVNELVTGVVKKVSRENIIVDLGNNAEAVIHREESLPREAFRPGDRVRGLLYEVKPEARGAQLFMSRTRPEMLIELFRIEVPEIAEEMIDLKAAARDPGSRAKIAVKSNDRRIDPVGACVGMRGARVQAVSGELDNERVDIVLWDDNPAQFAINAMAPAEVASIIVDEDSHSMDIAVEADNLAQAIGRNGQNVRLASQLTGWELNVMTVEDANNKHQAEAQKAIDTFVKYLDIDEEFSTVLAEEGFTSLEEIAYVPVNELLSIDGLDEDMVNELRERAKAALVTEALAKEESLDNAEPSEELLALEGMERHLAFVLASKGVISLEDLAEQGIDELEDIEELSEEKAGELIMAARQICWFGDEE; encoded by the coding sequence ATGAACAAAGAAGTCTTGTTGGTTGTTGATGCGGTATCGAATGAGAAAGCTCTACCGCGTGAAAAAATCTTTGAAGCTATGGAAATTGCTTTAGCAACAGCAACCAAGAAAAAGTATGAAGGCGATATTGAAGTTCGCGTTGATATCGACCGTAAAGACGGTAGTTTCGACACCTTCCGTCGCTGGATGGTAGTGGAAAATCAAGAAGCGATTGAAAACCCATACCGCGAAATTACTTTGGAAGCAGCCCAATACGAAGAGCCAGAAATTGAACTTGGCGATTACGTTGAAGAGCAAATTGAATCGGTAGTATTTGACCGCATTACTACGCAAACTGCTAAGCAAGTTATTGTACAAAAAGTACGTGAAGCAGAGCGCGCACAAGTTGTTGAGCAATACTTCGACCAAGTGAATGAGTTGGTAACTGGTGTTGTTAAAAAGGTAAGCCGTGAGAATATCATTGTTGACCTAGGTAACAATGCAGAAGCGGTTATTCACCGTGAAGAGTCACTTCCGCGTGAAGCGTTCCGCCCAGGTGATCGTGTTCGTGGTTTACTGTATGAAGTAAAACCTGAAGCACGTGGCGCTCAGTTATTTATGAGCCGCACCCGCCCAGAGATGCTGATCGAATTGTTCCGCATTGAAGTGCCAGAAATTGCTGAAGAGATGATTGATCTTAAAGCTGCCGCTCGCGATCCAGGTTCTCGTGCAAAAATTGCCGTTAAAAGTAATGACCGCCGTATCGACCCTGTAGGTGCTTGTGTTGGTATGCGTGGCGCTCGTGTTCAAGCTGTTTCAGGTGAGCTTGATAACGAACGTGTAGACATTGTTTTGTGGGACGATAACCCTGCCCAGTTTGCCATTAACGCAATGGCACCAGCAGAAGTGGCTTCAATCATCGTTGATGAAGATAGCCACTCTATGGATATTGCCGTAGAAGCCGACAACCTTGCTCAAGCCATTGGTCGTAATGGTCAAAACGTACGTCTTGCTTCTCAACTTACCGGTTGGGAGCTAAATGTAATGACTGTTGAAGATGCTAATAACAAGCATCAGGCTGAAGCTCAAAAAGCTATCGATACCTTTGTTAAGTACTTAGACATCGATGAAGAGTTTTCAACGGTTCTTGCTGAAGAAGGTTTCACTTCTTTAGAAGAAATTGCCTACGTACCAGTAAACGAGTTACTAAGCATCGATGGCCTAGATGAAGACATGGTTAATGAGTTACGAGAGCGCGCAAAAGCAGCACTAGTAACCGAAGCCTTGGCTAAAGAAGAGTCTTTAGATAATGCCGAGCCTAGCGAAGAGCTACTGGCCCTAGAAGGTATGGAGCGTCACTTAGCGTTTGTACTCGCAAGCAAAGGCGTGATTAGCTTGGAAGATCTTGCAGAGCAAGGCATCGACGAGCTAGAAGATATTGAAGAATTGTCGGAAGAAAAAGCCGGCGAACTGATTATGGCCGCCAGACAGATTTGCTGGTTTGGCGACGAAGAATAA
- the ftsH gene encoding ATP-dependent zinc metalloprotease FtsH encodes MSDMAKNLILWLVIAVVLMSVFQSFSPDSSSGRQMDYSTFVKEVNQEQIREVRISGQDVKGIKRTGEQFSTIIPLHDKDLLNDLINHNVKVLGEQPEEQGLLTSIFISWFPMLLLIGVWIFFMRQMQGGGGKGAMSFGKSKARLMSEDQIKTTFADVAGCDEAKEEVGELVDYLRDPTKFQKLGGKIPTGVLMVGPPGTGKTLLAKAIAGEAKVPFFTISGSDFVEMFVGVGASRVRDMFEQAKKSAPCIIFIDEIDAVGRQRGAGLGGGHDEREQTLNQMLVEMDGFEGNEGIIVIAATNRPDVLDPALLRPGRFDRQVTVGLPDIRGREQILKVHMRKVPLGDGVDAAVIARGTPGFSGADLANLVNEAALFAARGSKRTVSMEEFEKAKDKIMMGAERKSMVMTEAEKEMTAYHEAGHAIVGRLVPEHDPVYKVSIIPRGRALGVTMYLPEQDRVSHSKQHLESMISSLYGGRLAERIIYGDEKVSTGASNDIERATEIARKMVTQWGLSESMGPLLYADEEGEVFLGRSAAKTKHMSDDTAKSIDLEIRSVIDRNYQRAESLLNENKDILHSMKDALMKYETIDARQIDDLMERKTPRPPADWDDSDKPTPPESKDKGEEEKVETPEAPKTMGEDPAQ; translated from the coding sequence TTGAGTGACATGGCAAAAAATCTGATTCTATGGCTGGTAATAGCTGTGGTTTTGATGTCTGTATTCCAAAGCTTTAGCCCTGATTCAAGCAGTGGTCGGCAAATGGACTATTCCACCTTTGTAAAAGAAGTGAATCAAGAACAGATCCGCGAAGTGCGTATTAGTGGGCAGGATGTTAAAGGCATCAAGCGCACTGGTGAGCAATTTAGCACTATTATTCCCTTGCACGATAAAGACCTACTTAATGATCTTATCAACCACAATGTGAAAGTATTGGGTGAGCAACCAGAAGAGCAGGGGCTATTAACCTCTATCTTCATTTCTTGGTTCCCAATGTTGTTGCTCATTGGTGTATGGATATTCTTCATGCGTCAAATGCAAGGCGGCGGTGGTAAAGGCGCGATGTCTTTTGGTAAGAGTAAAGCGCGCTTGATGAGCGAAGACCAAATTAAGACGACTTTTGCTGATGTTGCAGGTTGTGATGAAGCAAAAGAGGAAGTTGGCGAGCTTGTAGACTATTTACGAGACCCAACTAAGTTCCAAAAGCTTGGTGGTAAAATTCCAACAGGCGTATTAATGGTTGGTCCTCCAGGTACCGGTAAAACCCTATTGGCGAAGGCCATTGCAGGCGAAGCAAAAGTACCATTCTTCACTATTTCTGGTTCAGATTTCGTAGAAATGTTCGTGGGTGTTGGTGCATCACGTGTACGTGACATGTTTGAGCAGGCCAAAAAATCAGCTCCTTGTATCATTTTTATTGATGAAATCGATGCGGTAGGTCGCCAACGTGGCGCGGGTTTAGGTGGTGGACACGATGAGCGTGAACAAACCTTAAACCAAATGCTGGTTGAAATGGACGGCTTTGAAGGTAACGAAGGTATCATTGTTATTGCTGCTACTAACCGACCAGACGTATTAGACCCAGCATTGCTGCGTCCTGGACGTTTCGACCGTCAAGTGACTGTTGGTCTGCCGGATATTCGTGGTCGTGAGCAAATTCTTAAAGTGCACATGCGTAAAGTACCTTTAGGTGATGGCGTTGATGCTGCAGTTATTGCACGTGGTACGCCTGGCTTCTCTGGTGCAGACTTAGCTAATTTGGTGAATGAAGCGGCTCTATTTGCTGCTCGTGGCAGCAAGCGCACTGTGTCTATGGAAGAGTTCGAGAAAGCTAAAGACAAAATCATGATGGGCGCTGAGCGTAAATCAATGGTGATGACCGAAGCTGAAAAAGAAATGACGGCTTACCATGAAGCTGGCCACGCCATTGTCGGTCGCTTAGTGCCAGAGCATGACCCTGTTTACAAAGTGAGTATCATTCCGCGTGGCCGCGCCTTGGGTGTGACTATGTACTTGCCAGAGCAAGACCGAGTGAGTCACAGCAAACAACACCTAGAAAGTATGATTTCGAGCCTATATGGCGGTCGCTTGGCCGAACGTATTATTTACGGCGACGAGAAAGTGTCTACCGGAGCTAGTAACGATATTGAGCGCGCAACTGAAATTGCTCGCAAGATGGTAACCCAATGGGGCCTATCTGAATCAATGGGACCGTTATTGTATGCCGATGAAGAAGGTGAAGTATTCTTAGGTCGCAGCGCTGCTAAAACTAAGCACATGTCTGACGATACGGCTAAGTCGATTGACTTAGAGATCCGCTCGGTGATTGACCGTAACTATCAGCGTGCTGAATCGTTGTTGAATGAAAATAAAGACATTCTGCATTCGATGAAAGATGCGTTAATGAAGTATGAAACCATCGATGCTCGACAGATTGACGACTTAATGGAACGCAAAACGCCGCGTCCACCTGCTGATTGGGACGACTCTGACAAACCAACACCACCAGAGTCTAAAGATAAGGGTGAAGAGGAAAAAGTGGAAACGCCTGAAGCACCTAAAACCATGGGTGAAGATCCTGCCCAGTAA
- the rimP gene encoding ribosome maturation factor RimP, whose amino-acid sequence MATVEQRLTDMLTPAVEALGFELLGIEYVSAGKHSIVRLFIDHENGINVDNCADVSRQASAILDVEDPISTEYNLEVSSPGLERPLFKAEHYLRFIGEIAFVQVRMPVNNRRKWQGEIIAVEDDTVVLAVDKERHRIALGNVQKAHLVPQFD is encoded by the coding sequence TTGGCAACTGTAGAACAACGACTAACTGATATGCTTACTCCAGCGGTTGAAGCGCTGGGCTTTGAGCTCTTAGGTATCGAATATGTTAGTGCTGGCAAGCACTCTATCGTGCGTCTGTTTATTGACCACGAAAACGGCATTAATGTCGACAATTGCGCCGACGTAAGTCGACAAGCTAGCGCTATTTTGGATGTTGAAGATCCAATTAGCACTGAGTACAACCTTGAGGTTTCATCTCCTGGTTTAGAACGCCCTCTTTTTAAAGCGGAACATTATCTACGTTTTATTGGTGAGATTGCTTTTGTACAGGTACGCATGCCTGTAAACAATCGCCGTAAATGGCAGGGTGAAATTATTGCTGTTGAAGACGACACAGTCGTTTTAGCAGTAGACAAAGAACGACATCGGATCGCGCTTGGTAACGTACAAAAAGCGCATCTGGTTCCCCAGTTTGACTAA
- the yhbY gene encoding ribosome assembly RNA-binding protein YhbY, giving the protein MQLTNKQKQHLKSLAHNLKPVVMLGSNGLTEGILAEIEVAIAHHELIKVKIATDDREMKQLIADTIADKVSAVKVQVIGHILIIYRPSEDKKIELPRK; this is encoded by the coding sequence ATGCAACTAACCAACAAACAAAAACAGCACCTGAAATCCTTGGCTCATAACTTAAAGCCAGTGGTAATGCTTGGCTCAAATGGATTGACCGAAGGGATTTTGGCAGAGATAGAAGTAGCGATTGCTCACCATGAATTGATTAAGGTGAAAATTGCTACTGATGATCGTGAAATGAAGCAGCTGATTGCCGATACCATTGCGGATAAAGTATCAGCGGTAAAGGTTCAGGTGATTGGCCATATATTAATTATCTATCGCCCTAGCGAAGATAAGAAAATCGAGTTACCTCGAAAATAA
- the glmM gene encoding phosphoglucosamine mutase codes for MTRRYFGTDGVRGKVGEYPITPEFALKLGWAAGKVLSSKGTRKVLIGKDTRISGYMLESALEAGLSAAGVQASFVGPMPTPAVAYLTRTFRAEAGIVISASHNPYYDNGIKFFSANGTKLPDEVELAIEAELDSPMTCVESAALGKARRIEDAAGRYIEFCKSTFPNKYNLSGLKIVVDCAHGATYHIAPKVFSELGAEVIAIGNKPDGLNINEKCGATDTGLLAEQVLEHQADLGIALDGDGDRVMMIDQHGVQVDGDEILYILAKDAKLSHHLSGGVVGTLMSNLALEQAFAEMDIPFSRAKVGDRYVMEQLSERGWTYGGENSGHIICLGHTTTGDGIVAALQVLAAMLAQKQSLRGLLSDLTLYPQLLVNVRFKGDSDPLSSDLVKKAQAKAENQLGDSGRVLLRKSGTEPLLRVMVEGADSALVEQCANDIADAVRAACN; via the coding sequence ATGACAAGACGATATTTTGGCACGGATGGTGTTCGCGGTAAGGTGGGTGAATACCCCATTACCCCTGAATTCGCTTTAAAACTAGGATGGGCAGCCGGTAAGGTCTTGTCGAGCAAGGGAACACGTAAAGTATTAATCGGTAAAGATACCCGAATCTCTGGTTACATGCTGGAGTCCGCATTAGAAGCCGGGCTGTCAGCTGCGGGTGTTCAAGCAAGCTTTGTTGGTCCTATGCCAACCCCTGCTGTGGCCTATTTAACCCGAACTTTTCGCGCCGAAGCGGGCATCGTTATTAGTGCTTCGCATAACCCTTACTACGATAACGGTATTAAGTTTTTCTCAGCCAACGGCACTAAATTACCCGATGAAGTGGAATTAGCCATTGAAGCTGAGTTAGATAGTCCAATGACATGTGTTGAATCTGCCGCATTGGGCAAAGCGCGTCGTATTGAAGATGCAGCTGGCCGTTATATCGAGTTTTGTAAGAGTACTTTCCCAAACAAATATAACTTATCAGGCCTTAAAATTGTCGTAGATTGCGCACACGGCGCGACTTACCACATTGCACCTAAGGTATTTAGCGAGTTAGGCGCCGAAGTTATTGCTATTGGTAATAAGCCTGACGGTCTAAATATTAACGAAAAGTGCGGCGCAACTGACACGGGTTTATTAGCTGAACAGGTATTAGAGCATCAAGCTGATCTAGGTATTGCCCTTGATGGTGACGGCGATCGAGTTATGATGATTGACCAGCACGGCGTGCAAGTCGATGGCGATGAGATTCTTTACATCCTAGCTAAAGACGCCAAGCTAAGTCATCACTTGAGCGGTGGAGTAGTGGGCACTCTTATGAGCAACTTAGCCTTAGAACAAGCCTTTGCTGAAATGGATATTCCCTTTAGCCGTGCTAAAGTGGGGGATCGTTATGTGATGGAGCAACTGTCTGAGCGCGGCTGGACCTACGGCGGCGAAAACTCTGGTCATATTATTTGCTTAGGGCATACCACTACCGGTGATGGGATCGTGGCAGCGCTGCAAGTTCTTGCTGCTATGTTGGCTCAAAAGCAAAGTTTGCGAGGTTTGTTAAGTGACTTAACACTCTACCCACAGTTATTAGTTAACGTGCGTTTTAAAGGCGATAGTGATCCTTTAAGTAGTGACCTAGTGAAAAAGGCCCAAGCTAAGGCTGAAAATCAACTGGGTGATTCCGGTCGTGTGCTGCTGCGTAAGTCTGGTACTGAGCCATTGTTACGAGTAATGGTTGAAGGGGCAGACTCCGCATTAGTCGAACAGTGTGCCAATGATATCGCTGACGCAGTTAGAGCTGCTTGTAACTAA